One window from the genome of Rufibacter tibetensis encodes:
- a CDS encoding glycosyl hydrolase 115 family protein has product MSYLTQTQTTHKRKSVLHLSWQKLFLILIGVMLAPAAFALDDVRYISSEKKNNAFPLFAAGKTAPFYISESDFPGVIRALKDLQADVNRVTKTEPALTVGKKAPKEKTLVLVGTLGKSPLIDQLVKSKKLDVKDLTGKWETFVVQTVKRPMKGVDEALVIVGSDKRGTIYGIYDVSQQIGVSPWYWWADVPVKQQENLYVEEGRHTKGTPAVKYRGIFINDEAPALSNWSKEQFGGFNHKFYEKVFELILRMKGNYLWPAMWGSAFSDDDKISPQVADMYGVVMGTSHHEPLARAHDEWRRYGSGPWNYNTNPEKLREFWTGGIKRMNGFENIVTLGMRGDGDEPMSEESNIGLLEKIVADQRKIISDVTAKPASQTPQIWALYKEVQDYYDKGMRVPDDVTLLLADDNWGNIRKLPKVGEKQHSGGYGIYYHFDYVGGPRNYKWINTNPLPRIWEQMHLAYQHKADRIWIVNVGDIKPMEFPTEFFLDYAWNPEKWPADRLDEYTKLWAERQFGAEHAATIADLLAKYAKYNSRRKPELLAPDTYSLTNYQEAERIVAEYNRLADEAERVNAALPAQYRDAYYQLVLFPIKASANLNELHVTTGLNRLYASQGRNTTNDMAARVKQLFDKDAELTQHFHKGIANGKWNHMMSQTHISYTYWQQPEKDVLPELKQLSVPATADMGVAIEGSSQWWPQAKEAAVLPDLSPYQQQGRYVEIFNRGQQPFEYTITSAAPWLKVSQEKGTVAKEQRVWVSVDWEKVPAGAQRTSLTITGPKGKKVTVQAVVQPALQMATQPEGLVESNGYVSMEAEHFTRAVNGNDIQWKLIPDLGRTASAMTTMPVTAPSQTPGGNSPHLQYKVYLQKEGEVNVQVMVSPTLNFHNTQGLRYAISFDDEAPQIVNIHQDKSDRAWNQNVANNINLTVSKHQLKKPGEHTLKFWMVDSGIVLQKIVVDAGGLKPSYLGPPESAVLPAKQAK; this is encoded by the coding sequence ATGAGTTACCTTACCCAAACACAAACAACCCACAAAAGGAAATCTGTCCTGCATCTATCCTGGCAAAAACTCTTTTTGATTCTGATAGGAGTGATGCTGGCACCTGCCGCCTTCGCTCTGGATGATGTTCGGTACATCTCAAGTGAAAAGAAGAATAACGCCTTCCCACTGTTCGCCGCTGGAAAAACGGCACCTTTTTACATCAGCGAAAGTGATTTTCCTGGAGTAATCAGAGCCTTGAAAGACTTGCAGGCCGATGTGAACCGCGTAACCAAGACAGAGCCGGCTTTAACCGTTGGCAAAAAGGCTCCTAAGGAAAAAACCTTGGTGCTGGTGGGTACCTTAGGTAAAAGCCCGCTGATTGACCAGTTGGTGAAAAGCAAAAAGCTAGACGTAAAAGACCTTACTGGTAAGTGGGAGACATTTGTGGTGCAAACCGTGAAGAGACCCATGAAAGGCGTAGACGAAGCCTTGGTGATTGTGGGCAGCGACAAACGCGGTACCATCTACGGCATCTATGACGTGTCTCAGCAGATTGGGGTATCGCCGTGGTACTGGTGGGCCGATGTGCCGGTTAAGCAGCAGGAGAACCTGTATGTAGAAGAAGGCCGTCATACCAAAGGCACTCCGGCCGTGAAGTACCGCGGTATTTTCATCAATGATGAGGCCCCGGCACTTTCCAACTGGTCTAAAGAGCAATTTGGCGGCTTTAACCACAAATTCTACGAGAAAGTATTTGAGCTGATCCTGCGCATGAAAGGCAACTACCTGTGGCCTGCCATGTGGGGAAGTGCCTTCAGCGACGATGACAAGATCAGCCCCCAAGTAGCCGACATGTATGGTGTGGTGATGGGTACCTCGCACCATGAGCCGCTGGCGCGTGCCCACGACGAGTGGCGCCGTTACGGTTCAGGCCCCTGGAACTATAACACCAACCCAGAGAAACTGCGCGAGTTCTGGACCGGCGGCATCAAACGCATGAACGGGTTTGAAAACATTGTAACCCTTGGGATGCGCGGCGACGGTGATGAACCTATGAGTGAGGAAAGCAACATTGGCCTATTGGAAAAAATTGTGGCCGACCAGCGCAAGATTATCTCTGACGTTACCGCTAAACCTGCTTCTCAAACCCCTCAAATTTGGGCCTTGTACAAAGAAGTGCAGGATTACTATGACAAAGGCATGCGCGTACCAGATGACGTGACTTTGCTTCTAGCTGATGATAACTGGGGAAACATCAGGAAATTACCAAAAGTAGGCGAAAAACAGCATTCTGGCGGGTACGGCATTTACTACCACTTTGACTACGTGGGCGGCCCGCGGAACTACAAATGGATCAACACCAATCCGCTGCCTCGTATCTGGGAGCAGATGCACCTGGCGTACCAACACAAGGCAGACCGCATCTGGATTGTAAACGTAGGCGACATCAAACCCATGGAATTCCCTACCGAGTTCTTCCTGGATTATGCCTGGAACCCAGAAAAATGGCCCGCTGACCGCTTAGATGAATACACCAAACTTTGGGCCGAACGGCAGTTTGGCGCAGAACATGCTGCCACTATTGCAGATCTGTTGGCCAAATATGCCAAGTACAACAGCCGCAGAAAGCCTGAACTGTTAGCCCCAGACACCTACAGCCTCACCAACTACCAGGAAGCCGAAAGAATTGTAGCCGAGTACAACCGCTTAGCGGATGAAGCAGAGCGGGTAAATGCGGCTTTGCCAGCACAATACCGTGATGCCTATTACCAATTGGTGTTGTTCCCCATCAAGGCCAGTGCCAACCTGAACGAACTGCACGTGACTACAGGCCTGAACCGGTTGTATGCCAGTCAAGGAAGAAACACCACCAATGACATGGCTGCCAGAGTGAAACAACTGTTTGACAAGGATGCAGAGCTTACCCAGCATTTTCATAAAGGCATTGCGAACGGAAAGTGGAACCACATGATGTCGCAGACGCACATCAGCTACACGTATTGGCAGCAGCCAGAGAAAGACGTTTTGCCAGAGTTAAAACAACTTTCTGTGCCTGCCACCGCTGACATGGGAGTAGCAATAGAGGGTTCTTCGCAATGGTGGCCACAAGCAAAAGAAGCTGCTGTGTTACCTGACTTATCTCCCTATCAGCAGCAAGGCCGTTACGTGGAGATCTTTAACCGTGGGCAACAGCCATTTGAGTATACCATAACCTCTGCTGCCCCTTGGTTAAAGGTGTCTCAGGAGAAGGGTACAGTTGCCAAAGAGCAGCGCGTTTGGGTAAGTGTAGATTGGGAAAAAGTTCCGGCAGGTGCCCAGCGTACTTCGCTGACCATTACTGGTCCGAAGGGGAAGAAAGTAACCGTTCAGGCAGTGGTGCAGCCTGCTTTGCAAATGGCCACCCAACCCGAAGGGTTAGTGGAAAGCAACGGGTATGTTTCTATGGAAGCGGAGCACTTTACTCGGGCAGTGAACGGGAATGACATTCAATGGAAATTGATTCCTGATCTGGGCCGCACCGCTTCTGCCATGACAACCATGCCGGTTACAGCACCAAGCCAAACCCCCGGCGGAAACAGCCCGCATCTACAGTACAAAGTGTATCTGCAGAAGGAGGGAGAGGTGAATGTGCAAGTAATGGTGTCTCCAACCCTGAACTTCCACAATACCCAAGGTCTTCGCTACGCCATCTCCTTTGACGACGAGGCTCCGCAGATCGTGAACATCCATCAAGATAAATCTGATAGAGCCTGGAACCAGAACGTAGCAAATAACATCAACCTCACCGTTTCTAAGCACCAATTGAAAAAGCCAGGGGAACACACCCTTAAGTTCTGGATGGTAGATTCTGGTATTGTGCTACAGAAAATAGTGGTAGATGCCGGTGGGTTAAAGCCAAGCTATTTAGGTCCGCCTGAAAGTGCTGTTCTGCCCGCCAAACAAGCAAAATAA
- the uxaC gene encoding glucuronate isomerase: MAESINPSTSPVASRSTPPPAGTFLQEDFLLHTNAARQLYHEFAKGLPIIDYHCHLSPQAMAENQNYPNLTSIWLAGDHYKWRALRTLGIDEKYITGNASDEEKFLKWAGAVPYTVRNPLYHWTHMELKNPFGVNELLTEQNAQQVYAHCNQLLQKPEFTPQGLLTHFNVEMVGTTDDPADDLTFHRQLAESSFKTKVLPSFRPDKVFNLAGGDSFRAYIRLLASITGTEIFNFDTLLEVLEKRVNYFHDHGCRIADHGLTNLPSLSAASVDLEEVFQDVLAGRDQLAAQHQEGFTSFLLLELCKMYYHKGWVQQFHVGAIRNNNSRMLQVNGPDTGYDSIGDYPQIHNMAAFFNQLEEENCLTKTIIYNLNPADNAAFATMIGNFQGGGIKGKMQFGSAWWFLDNLDGMKEQMNALSNMGLLSCFVGMLTDSRSFLSYSRHEYFRRLLCNLLGEDMERGLLPMDFPWIGKIVQDICYYNAKNYFPS, translated from the coding sequence ATGGCAGAGAGCATCAATCCTAGTACTTCCCCCGTTGCTTCTCGTAGCACCCCACCTCCTGCAGGAACTTTCCTGCAGGAGGACTTTTTATTGCACACCAACGCGGCCCGACAACTCTACCATGAGTTTGCCAAAGGATTGCCCATCATTGATTACCATTGCCATTTATCGCCGCAGGCAATGGCCGAAAACCAGAACTATCCTAATCTCACCAGCATCTGGTTAGCCGGAGACCATTACAAATGGCGGGCATTGCGCACTTTAGGCATTGACGAAAAATACATCACCGGCAATGCCTCTGACGAGGAGAAGTTTCTGAAATGGGCCGGAGCAGTTCCGTACACGGTGCGAAATCCATTGTACCACTGGACGCACATGGAGTTGAAGAACCCATTTGGGGTGAATGAACTTCTCACCGAGCAGAATGCCCAGCAGGTGTACGCCCACTGTAACCAACTGCTGCAAAAGCCAGAATTCACCCCTCAGGGACTATTAACGCACTTCAATGTGGAGATGGTAGGCACCACCGATGACCCTGCAGATGACCTTACGTTTCACCGGCAGTTAGCCGAAAGTAGCTTCAAAACGAAAGTGCTGCCTTCGTTCAGGCCAGACAAAGTATTCAACCTGGCGGGCGGTGATTCCTTCCGCGCCTACATCCGGTTGCTAGCCAGTATCACCGGCACCGAAATCTTCAACTTTGACACCTTGCTGGAAGTCTTAGAAAAGCGAGTGAATTACTTCCATGACCATGGCTGCCGCATTGCGGACCATGGGTTAACCAATCTGCCCAGCCTCTCGGCGGCTTCGGTAGACCTGGAAGAAGTCTTTCAGGACGTGTTGGCCGGAAGAGACCAACTAGCCGCTCAGCACCAGGAGGGGTTTACTTCCTTCCTGTTGTTGGAGCTTTGCAAAATGTACTACCACAAAGGCTGGGTGCAGCAATTCCACGTGGGCGCTATCCGGAACAACAACAGCCGCATGCTCCAGGTAAACGGCCCAGATACGGGCTATGATTCCATTGGGGATTATCCTCAGATCCACAACATGGCTGCGTTCTTCAACCAACTGGAAGAAGAAAACTGCCTCACCAAGACCATTATCTACAACCTCAACCCCGCTGACAACGCGGCTTTTGCCACCATGATCGGGAACTTCCAGGGCGGTGGCATCAAAGGCAAAATGCAGTTCGGCTCTGCCTGGTGGTTCTTGGATAACCTGGACGGCATGAAGGAGCAGATGAACGCCCTTTCCAATATGGGCCTCCTCAGCTGTTTTGTGGGCATGCTCACTGATTCCAGAAGCTTTCTTTCTTACTCGCGACATGAGTACTTCCGGCGCTTGCTGTGCAACCTGCTGGGCGAAGACATGGAACGTGGTCTGCTGCCCATGGATTTTCCCTGGATTGGCAAAATTGTGCAGGATATCTGCTACTACAACGCCAAGAATTACTTTCCATCATAA
- the uxuA gene encoding mannonate dehydratase, with protein sequence MSLLQSWRWYGPNDPVTLQDVKQAGATGIVSALHHVAHGAVWPLDEIQERKRIIEEAGLVWAVVESVPVHESIKTRTGDYEQYLENYRQSLRNLAAAGLKTICYNFMPVLDWTRTNLAYELKNGAKALYFDWADLAVFDLYILKREGAEQDYSQAVLQQAKERFESFIPEQLGLLSEIIRMGVPMEGFITLEHLTESISIYKKIGHAGLRENLAYFLESIMDVCEENGLVMTIHPDDPPYPILGLPRIASNKEDLEFIINRVDREPNGICFCTGSLGAGGHNNPVEILKSVGHRVYFAHLRNVLKDENGNFYESDHLAGDVDMYGVMKELVAINRTRQEPIPFRPDHGHQMLDDLHKVTNPGYSAIGRLRGLAELRGLEMGIERTVYPS encoded by the coding sequence ATGTCATTACTTCAAAGCTGGAGATGGTACGGCCCCAATGACCCCGTGACCCTGCAGGATGTGAAACAAGCCGGTGCCACCGGTATTGTAAGTGCTTTACACCATGTGGCGCATGGCGCAGTGTGGCCCTTAGACGAAATCCAGGAACGGAAACGCATTATAGAAGAAGCCGGCCTTGTGTGGGCGGTGGTGGAGAGCGTGCCGGTTCATGAAAGCATCAAAACCCGCACCGGCGATTATGAGCAGTATTTGGAAAACTACCGCCAATCGCTACGCAACCTGGCTGCTGCTGGCCTGAAAACCATCTGCTATAACTTTATGCCGGTGCTGGACTGGACCAGAACCAATTTGGCGTATGAACTAAAAAACGGCGCCAAAGCCCTTTATTTTGACTGGGCAGACTTGGCGGTTTTTGATTTGTACATCCTGAAAAGGGAAGGAGCCGAGCAGGATTACTCCCAAGCTGTGTTGCAGCAGGCCAAAGAGCGTTTTGAAAGCTTCATACCAGAGCAACTGGGGTTGTTGAGTGAGATCATCCGGATGGGCGTGCCCATGGAGGGCTTCATTACGCTGGAGCATCTTACCGAAAGCATCAGCATTTATAAGAAGATTGGGCATGCCGGACTGCGCGAGAACCTGGCGTACTTCCTGGAGTCCATTATGGACGTTTGCGAGGAAAACGGCCTAGTCATGACCATTCACCCCGATGATCCGCCGTACCCAATCTTAGGGCTGCCAAGAATTGCCTCCAACAAAGAAGATCTGGAGTTTATCATCAATAGAGTAGACCGGGAGCCGAACGGCATTTGTTTCTGCACGGGTTCTCTGGGCGCCGGAGGGCACAACAACCCTGTGGAGATCCTGAAGTCTGTAGGGCACCGGGTGTACTTTGCGCATTTGCGAAACGTGCTGAAGGATGAGAACGGCAACTTCTATGAATCTGACCACCTGGCCGGCGACGTGGACATGTACGGGGTCATGAAAGAACTGGTAGCCATTAACCGCACCCGCCAAGAGCCTATTCCGTTCCGGCCAGACCATGGGCACCAGATGCTGGATGACCTGCATAAAGTTACTAATCCAGGGTATTCTGCCATTGGCAGGTTGCGAGGCTTGGCAGAACTGAGAGGTTTGGAAATGGGCATTGAAAGAACAGTTTACCCTTCTTAA
- a CDS encoding RagB/SusD family nutrient uptake outer membrane protein, with product MKTKMKSFKIKFLIGAAVISMSAAGCSDILEEEPRSLYTPEYFQSERGVQGGLTSMYAHLRYIYGDAYYYNTTQTGTDEVTYGRDADENFLVMDLSGRGVINSNNSRADRLWTNAFPNINTASGIIENGTAVSTISPALIAEARFFRAFDYFLLVQTFGGVPLDLGAGELKFNTNPIRTSVRNTVPEVYTKAIFPDLLQAVNDLPTNPRVIGGATKTLARLYLAKAYLTYAWWLENPNNIPTYPATPRTDPNGRNAQYYYQQAYDLAVAGIENPGPFRLQATYYDVNLAQNDRNSELMLYADHTETSELYNGGSLTFGTGNSPDNFAGWMMTWNYTNIRSAANPNGTGPFSSVQREAAQPLGRPWTRMAPTIGAVENTFADKTNDSRYDGTFTTVYRGNWPKAGGNQPAVAYNANNLPVSPGQPILTFLNEEPATAINYPTGGGKSNVGAGELPGRADYVISPRGISRIVYPGLWKLGPYRTDNAGGLGQPNAGSTRPFNIAKFSELYFVAAEAAVKGATTKAGMTARELINVIRARAGKWRYDNNGNMAKVQDNSAAMVAATPATIDINYILAERSREYYGEGYRWYDLVRTQKWNELASTYRIAGNNYGDHTPVTVTRTIQPHHYLRPIPQGQLDRMDVPAEVKATYQNPGYL from the coding sequence ATGAAGACAAAAATGAAGAGTTTTAAAATAAAGTTTCTGATTGGAGCAGCCGTGATCTCTATGTCCGCGGCAGGGTGCTCAGATATCCTGGAGGAGGAGCCTCGCAGCCTTTATACACCTGAATACTTCCAGAGCGAGAGAGGTGTACAAGGAGGTCTAACGTCTATGTATGCTCATCTGCGCTATATCTACGGAGATGCTTACTATTATAACACTACTCAAACGGGAACAGATGAAGTTACCTATGGCAGAGATGCCGACGAGAACTTCCTGGTAATGGACCTGTCAGGCAGAGGGGTGATCAATTCCAATAACAGCCGGGCAGATAGATTATGGACCAACGCGTTCCCTAACATCAACACTGCAAGTGGGATTATTGAGAATGGCACTGCTGTAAGCACTATTTCACCTGCCCTCATTGCTGAAGCTAGGTTTTTCCGTGCTTTTGATTACTTCCTGCTGGTACAAACATTTGGCGGGGTGCCCTTGGATTTGGGTGCTGGAGAACTGAAGTTCAACACCAACCCAATCAGAACTTCTGTGCGTAACACAGTTCCTGAAGTTTACACCAAAGCCATTTTCCCTGACCTGTTGCAAGCTGTCAATGATTTACCAACAAACCCACGCGTTATAGGTGGTGCCACCAAGACACTTGCCCGCTTGTATCTGGCAAAAGCGTATCTGACGTATGCATGGTGGTTGGAAAACCCTAATAACATTCCAACTTACCCGGCAACTCCCAGAACCGACCCGAACGGAAGAAATGCACAGTATTATTATCAGCAGGCGTATGATTTAGCAGTAGCAGGTATTGAGAACCCAGGTCCGTTCCGTTTGCAGGCAACGTACTATGATGTGAATCTGGCTCAGAACGACCGCAACAGTGAGTTAATGCTGTACGCTGACCATACCGAAACCAGTGAGTTGTACAATGGCGGTAGCCTTACGTTTGGTACCGGTAACTCCCCGGATAACTTTGCCGGCTGGATGATGACCTGGAACTATACTAACATCAGAAGCGCTGCCAATCCAAACGGAACTGGTCCATTCTCTTCTGTTCAGCGCGAAGCAGCTCAGCCATTAGGACGTCCCTGGACCCGTATGGCGCCAACCATTGGTGCCGTTGAGAATACCTTTGCTGATAAAACCAATGACTCCCGCTACGATGGAACCTTTACCACCGTCTACCGGGGTAACTGGCCAAAAGCAGGGGGTAACCAACCAGCGGTTGCCTACAACGCAAACAATTTACCTGTTAGCCCAGGTCAGCCAATCCTGACTTTCCTGAACGAGGAACCAGCAACAGCCATCAATTACCCAACCGGAGGAGGTAAAAGTAATGTTGGTGCTGGAGAACTGCCAGGAAGAGCAGATTATGTGATTTCTCCACGCGGGATTAGCCGAATTGTTTATCCGGGGCTTTGGAAGCTAGGTCCTTACCGTACTGACAATGCCGGTGGTCTGGGGCAGCCAAATGCGGGCAGCACCCGTCCGTTTAACATTGCTAAATTCTCTGAGCTTTACTTTGTAGCGGCTGAGGCGGCTGTAAAAGGCGCCACCACTAAAGCCGGTATGACGGCAAGAGAATTGATAAACGTGATTCGTGCCAGAGCTGGTAAATGGCGTTATGACAACAACGGCAACATGGCCAAGGTACAGGACAATAGTGCTGCAATGGTAGCCGCTACTCCAGCTACTATAGACATCAACTATATCCTGGCAGAGCGTTCACGTGAGTACTATGGCGAAGGATATCGCTGGTATGATCTGGTACGTACCCAGAAATGGAATGAGCTTGCCTCTACGTATCGCATTGCCGGAAACAACTACGGTGACCATACTCCTGTAACCGTTACCCGCACAATCCAGCCACATCACTACCTGCGTCCAATTCCACAGGGGCAGCTTGACCGGATGGATGTACCTGCAGAAGTAAAAGCAACGTATCAAAACCCTGGGTACTTATAG
- a CDS encoding SusC/RagA family TonB-linked outer membrane protein, which translates to MKGNITQNPRSTISLLKKPEILKLAMLLVVSLLMSVPAMAQSLTVSGRVTDKTGGGLPGVTVLLKGTTTAAPTDVEGNYSISVPSGTGTLVYSFIGYIPQEVAINNRSTINVTLATDQQTLDEVVVVGYGTQKAEAVTGSVASISGDALREVPAANISQALQGRLPGVEFSQSSSQPGAGMQIRIRGTRSLSASNDPLIVLDGIPFPGSIGDINPNDIQSVDILKDASATAIYGSRGANGVVLITTKGGKAGQKPQITYDGFVGAKTIFSKYPMMSGPEFVALRKAAGQYTNALDEADDVNTDWQDLLYRTGIQTNQNLGVSGGTENGRYNFNAGYYQEEGVIPTQQYTRYTVRGTLDQGVGKYFRLGFTTNNTYSLSEGSNVGLYGVLSMSPIANPYNPDGTLKRTVRMPLDEQWVYTRDVVEDNRDRWLSETRSMASYNTFFGEVKIPGVEGLKYRINLGVNYRQAQGGAYTGQGINAVNPTTVSTASVSNQITTDWTIENIVSYDRTFAGKHNINAVGLYSASDTKFNRSRIAARDIPSDGFQYYNLGLAAGEITVSPGDQQYFKSGLLSYMGRVMYSYDDRYMLTATVRSDGSSRLAPGYKWHTYPALSLGWNVARERFMESVSAINMLKLRVGYGRTSNQSIAPYSTLGLLATRPYNFGPTNYQTGLFVTQLPNPNLGWEFSKTWNYGLDFAALNNRLSGTVEYYITNTEDILLGLPLPFTSGVSSYTANIGATQNKGVELSLNGVILDNLNGFTWEAGVNMYANRNKIVSLAGEQQRDEGNWWFVGQPINVIYDYERIGLWQEEDPYRNILEPGGNVGMIKVKYTGEYKPDGTPARAIGPQDRQILDVNPNFQGGFNTRLAYKGFDLSAVGAFQNGGILISTLYGSAGYLNMMNGRRGNVKVDYWTPENTDARFPKPGGIASGDNPKYASTLSYFDASYMKVRTISLGYNFDNNAWLKNAGVNRLRLYVTAQNPFVMFSPYHRESGMDPETNSYADQNVAVTTGTPNRLLTIGTNAPATRSYLVGLNVTF; encoded by the coding sequence ATGAAAGGTAATATTACCCAAAATCCCAGATCAACGATTTCGCTTCTGAAGAAGCCTGAAATCCTTAAGCTAGCCATGTTGCTAGTGGTTTCTCTGCTGATGAGTGTGCCGGCCATGGCGCAGAGCTTGACGGTTTCTGGGAGAGTGACCGATAAAACCGGAGGAGGTTTGCCTGGGGTAACCGTTCTTTTGAAAGGAACAACCACTGCTGCTCCCACAGATGTGGAAGGTAATTACTCTATTTCGGTTCCAAGTGGTACCGGAACGTTGGTGTATTCTTTCATTGGGTATATCCCCCAGGAAGTAGCGATCAATAACAGAAGCACGATTAATGTGACCCTGGCCACTGACCAGCAGACCCTGGATGAGGTGGTGGTAGTAGGGTATGGTACCCAGAAAGCAGAAGCGGTAACTGGTTCAGTAGCTTCCATTAGTGGAGATGCATTACGTGAAGTGCCAGCGGCAAATATTTCGCAAGCTCTGCAAGGACGTCTGCCAGGTGTGGAGTTTTCACAGTCTTCCTCACAGCCAGGTGCTGGTATGCAAATCCGTATACGTGGTACTCGTTCGCTTTCAGCCAGCAACGATCCCTTAATAGTATTAGATGGTATTCCTTTCCCAGGATCCATTGGAGACATCAACCCGAATGATATTCAAAGTGTTGACATCCTGAAGGATGCGTCTGCTACTGCTATTTATGGATCCAGGGGCGCAAACGGAGTTGTTTTGATCACCACGAAAGGAGGCAAAGCAGGCCAAAAGCCACAAATCACTTATGATGGTTTTGTTGGTGCTAAAACAATTTTCTCTAAATACCCCATGATGAGTGGTCCTGAGTTTGTTGCTCTTCGCAAAGCAGCGGGTCAGTACACCAACGCCTTAGATGAGGCTGATGATGTAAACACTGATTGGCAGGATCTGCTTTACAGAACGGGTATTCAAACAAACCAAAACTTAGGTGTTTCTGGTGGTACTGAAAACGGCCGTTACAATTTCAATGCTGGGTATTACCAGGAAGAAGGCGTAATCCCAACGCAGCAGTACACCCGTTATACCGTGCGTGGTACACTTGATCAAGGCGTTGGAAAATATTTCCGTTTAGGTTTCACCACAAACAATACCTACAGTTTGTCTGAAGGTTCTAACGTGGGCTTGTACGGAGTGTTAAGCATGTCTCCAATTGCTAACCCGTACAACCCTGATGGTACTCTGAAGAGAACCGTTAGAATGCCATTGGATGAGCAGTGGGTGTACACCAGAGACGTGGTAGAAGATAACAGAGACAGATGGTTAAGTGAAACCAGATCTATGGCTTCTTACAATACATTCTTTGGGGAAGTTAAAATTCCTGGAGTAGAGGGCTTGAAATATCGTATCAACTTGGGTGTTAATTATCGTCAGGCTCAAGGTGGCGCTTACACCGGGCAGGGAATTAATGCTGTCAATCCTACCACTGTTTCTACTGCCTCTGTTAGCAACCAGATCACAACAGACTGGACCATTGAAAACATTGTATCGTATGACCGCACATTTGCTGGAAAGCATAATATAAATGCGGTAGGTTTATATTCTGCCTCTGATACAAAATTCAACAGATCACGCATTGCCGCCAGAGATATTCCTTCAGACGGATTCCAGTATTACAATTTAGGACTGGCCGCAGGAGAGATCACGGTGAGCCCAGGCGATCAGCAATATTTCAAGAGTGGTTTATTGTCTTATATGGGTCGTGTGATGTACTCGTATGATGATCGTTACATGTTGACCGCAACCGTTCGCTCTGATGGGTCTTCAAGACTTGCCCCTGGGTATAAGTGGCATACCTATCCTGCCCTTTCATTAGGATGGAACGTTGCCAGAGAAAGATTCATGGAGAGTGTTTCTGCCATCAACATGCTGAAACTGCGTGTTGGATACGGTAGAACTTCAAATCAATCTATTGCTCCTTATTCAACTCTTGGACTACTAGCCACCAGACCTTACAACTTTGGTCCTACCAATTACCAAACTGGTCTCTTTGTTACCCAATTGCCTAACCCTAATTTAGGATGGGAATTTTCTAAAACCTGGAACTACGGGTTAGATTTCGCTGCCCTGAACAATCGTTTGTCTGGTACAGTGGAGTACTACATCACCAACACAGAAGACATTCTGCTTGGTCTTCCCTTGCCTTTCACGTCTGGTGTGAGCAGCTATACTGCAAATATTGGAGCTACCCAGAACAAAGGGGTGGAGCTTTCTTTGAACGGCGTGATCTTGGATAACCTGAACGGCTTTACATGGGAAGCTGGTGTCAACATGTATGCTAACCGCAACAAGATTGTATCACTTGCCGGTGAGCAACAGAGAGACGAAGGAAACTGGTGGTTTGTTGGCCAGCCTATCAACGTAATCTATGACTACGAGAGAATAGGTTTGTGGCAGGAAGAAGATCCGTACAGAAACATTCTTGAGCCAGGCGGAAACGTAGGTATGATCAAAGTGAAATACACCGGCGAATACAAACCTGATGGTACACCTGCCAGAGCCATTGGACCTCAGGACCGGCAAATTCTGGATGTGAATCCTAACTTCCAGGGTGGTTTCAACACCCGCCTTGCTTACAAAGGATTTGATTTGAGCGCAGTAGGTGCCTTCCAGAACGGCGGTATTTTGATCAGTACTCTTTACGGGTCAGCAGGTTACCTTAACATGATGAACGGCCGCCGTGGAAACGTGAAAGTGGACTATTGGACACCTGAGAACACAGATGCCAGATTCCCTAAACCAGGTGGAATCGCGAGCGGTGATAACCCAAAGTATGCCAGTACTCTTAGCTACTTTGATGCCTCTTACATGAAAGTACGTACCATCTCTCTTGGCTATAACTTTGACAACAACGCGTGGTTGAAAAACGCTGGTGTGAACAGACTACGCCTTTATGTGACTGCTCAGAACCCATTTGTGATGTTCTCACCTTACCACAGAGAATCTGGTATGGATCCTGAAACCAACTCTTACGCCGACCAAAATGTGGCAGTAACTACAGGTACTCCAAACCGTCTGCTAACGATTGGCACGAACGCACCTGCCACCCGCAGCTACTTAGTGGGCTTAAACGTTACATTCTAA